DNA from Carassius gibelio isolate Cgi1373 ecotype wild population from Czech Republic chromosome B8, carGib1.2-hapl.c, whole genome shotgun sequence:
GaggattataataataacaaggtTGTACTTGCAAAGGGAGATATTCTTCTGCAACACTGCATAATGTTTAGAAAGTTCATTGTCCCTTATGGAGAGGTAACGGGTAAGATAATTCTACTTGCGATGAGTGCTATTTACAAATTGTGAAAATACCAGTTATATTtgttaatttcagttttaatttattagTGTCATGCccttgtatatacagtatactagatctatatatgtatatatatatatattttttttttttcacttctacAGTAAAACCAGAAGTAATTATTTGGTCAGACAGGGAAGCTAAAGGGAATGAGAAAGCTGTTCTGGTGTGCAGTGCCTATGACTTCTACCCCAAACCCATCAAACTGACATGGATTAGAGATGATAAAGAGGTGATAACTGATGTGACGTCCACTGAGGAGCTGGCTGATGGAGATTGGTACTACCAGATCCACTCCCATCTGGAATACTTCCCCAAATCTGGAGAGAAGATCTCCTGTGTGGTGGAGCATGCCAGCTCCCATAAACCCATGATCTATCACTGGGGTAAGAATGAGTTATAATGAATTTAGTGTTTACAATCATTTGCCTCAGGGGACATATTTAaaacaaggggggggggggggaatataATTACAGATCCTTCTCTGCCTGAGTCTGAAAGATCTAAAAACATTCTTGGGGCTGTGGGGCTGCTGATGGGGGTACTTATAGCAGCCGGAGGACTGATCTACTACAAGAGAAAACACACAGGTTGGTATTCATATTCAGTTTTAGATGTAAATCGTGACAAGTAATGTACGTAAGTTATACGCAATCAGACTACTTTTTCTAATAACTAGTAGaaaatgattacttttaaatttaaaatgaaatatctgAGGTACTTTTTCAAGTAATGCATTTGCTTTGGATGTTCCGTTTATTCACTGACACATCTCCTGAACCCGTGGTTAGGGAACTTGGGAGTGAGGTTCAGAGGAAGAGGCACTTCCTCCAGCCTAAAGCTTATTAATTGTATTGGGAAAGGTCCTTTACAGTTGctctatatatatttacacacacacacacacacacacatacataagtaACACAAAAGTGCTGTAATGCCTTATGTTCTATAAAAAGTAACTGAGTAATGCATTTAGTTACGTGATATTTGTAATGCAGTACTTTTAAAAGCAACTTTCCCCAACACCGTTCATATTGTATGGTAAagaatgaaaacaataataataataattcagtgttaataatattaactgagatgttgaaaatgctgttgttttgttgCTGTCTACAGGCTTTTTCAGACTTCCAGTCTGTTTACTTCCACTTCAAACAATGAACAGCACTGAAGAGCAGTAGGTCGTAATAGCGGAGTCTGC
Protein-coding regions in this window:
- the LOC127964117 gene encoding rano class II histocompatibility antigen, A beta chain-like, which codes for MQYSPILYLAMFLSALSEKVHGHYGYIKMLCHASISQQNVELTYSVNYNKFEYLRYNSTEKRVVGYTEFGEKWAEDYNNNKVVLAKGDILLQHCIMFRKFIVPYGEVTVKPEVIIWSDREAKGNEKAVLVCSAYDFYPKPIKLTWIRDDKEVITDVTSTEELADGDWYYQIHSHLEYFPKSGEKISCVVEHASSHKPMIYHWDPSLPESERSKNILGAVGLLMGVLIAAGGLIYYKRKHTGFFRLPVCLLPLQTMNSTEEQ